The genomic interval GTCGATGAGGCAGAATTACGGCGGGGGGTGCCGACGGTTCATAGTAGCTTCGGCAACCGAATTGCGGTTTTGGCAGGAGATTTTTTGTTTGCTCAATCTTCCTGGTATTTGGCAAATCTGGACAACCTGGAAGTTGTGAAGTTGCTGTCTCAGGTGATCATGGATCTGGCTGAGGGGGAAATTCAACAGGGCTTAAACCGATTTGCGACCAATCTATCCATTGAGCAGTATCTCGAAAAGAGTTACTACAAAACTGCCAGTTTGATCGCGAACAGTTCTAAGGCAGCCGCCGTGTTAAGTGAGGCTACCCCGGAACTGATTGAACACATGTATGGCTACGGTCGCCACATTGGGTTAGCATTCCAGATTATCGACGATATTTTGGATTTCACAGGTTCAACGGAAGCCCTGGGCAAACCTGCCGGGTCAGACCTCAAAAGTGGCAATTTAACCGCCCCCGTGCTGTATGCTCTGGAAGAAAAACAATTTCTGGAAACCTTGATTGAGCGGGAGTTTGCCCAACCTGGTGATTTGGAGCAGGCGATCGCATTAGTCAAAGATGGGCAGGGAATTGAGCGATCGCGGGAACTGGCAATGTATCACACCCGAACGGCGATCGACCATTTGGCTGTACTTCCACCTTCGGCATCGCGGCAGGCACTCATTAAGCTGGGAGATTACGTTCTCAGTCGTTTGTATTAGTGCATTCCCATTCAAAGAATTACCGGGTAGGGGCGGATTTTGCGGGCTGTTTAACGAGGTTGCCTGACCCCTTTGCCAACCTACCCGTATCGGAGAAATATGGCTTCCTGGGAAGTACCTGAGGGCATTCCCAATTGTTGCCATTCTTACTAAAGAAAGGGTTGAAACCCCAGGAGAAGTATTAGTAAAACAGAAAGTAGGTGGATCTTCTATAGACTTTTCTTATGTTGGGAACAATTGGCTGAATGTGTAATTTGTTACTTCTGAGATTGAAGTTTCCAGAAGGGGGATTGAGCATTGGCTGATTGGGTTTCGATAGCTCCTTACTACAAGCATTTCTGGGGCTTGCCCTCTATATCTATCCTGGAAGAGGTGCTTGGGGGTTGGTGATTATTGATACGAAGCTGTGTATTTTTGAGATGTGCCAATTTTAATAAATGGTTAGGGAATAACCTTTGGGATTGCTAACATGTGCTAAAGTTCATTTTTAAGTGATTGAAGTTTTTTTGTTTAATTTGTTGCCTGAAAGTAATCACTGTCATTCCCTATTAACCGCTATCAACTGATAGTTTGTGAGGCTAACGAATGCATTAGCTGACTTGGCTTTTTAGATACCATTCTTCTAGCGATTAGCGCCTAAGCAGTTGAGTAACCTGCAAATCAGTTAAGAGTTGAGTAGTCTGGAAAGCCACT from Kovacikia minuta CCNUW1 carries:
- the sds gene encoding solanesyl diphosphate synthase, whose protein sequence is MTSTTSLFSPVEADLCILMENLKSLIGARHPVLYAAAEHLFGAKGKRVRPAIVLLVSRATLVDQEITLRHRRLAEITEMIHTASLVHDDVVDEAELRRGVPTVHSSFGNRIAVLAGDFLFAQSSWYLANLDNLEVVKLLSQVIMDLAEGEIQQGLNRFATNLSIEQYLEKSYYKTASLIANSSKAAAVLSEATPELIEHMYGYGRHIGLAFQIIDDILDFTGSTEALGKPAGSDLKSGNLTAPVLYALEEKQFLETLIEREFAQPGDLEQAIALVKDGQGIERSRELAMYHTRTAIDHLAVLPPSASRQALIKLGDYVLSRLY